One part of the Humulus lupulus chromosome 9, drHumLupu1.1, whole genome shotgun sequence genome encodes these proteins:
- the LOC133799670 gene encoding uncharacterized protein LOC133799670, with product MVRTRGASSKKTPASQSRKVPSPSPPPSVSIAAPSVPAPASSVGKTCKSKVRKKVFSLSHEHPMVFLDISVDIVDVAPPSEVVVPSRAKDPSPLPIDSSLAARAKSKSVSSSSKAAAAGLLKFPLKPSQSKKNYVAPKRKLGLNASSSPLTATKKRLKAHPPSLSSSESDPEEEKFESEASHDTTLSDETVPNNAESEAKSDKPEKEDIVPSEQEVESDLDPIATPLSSKAKGKRPISDPTPSPKRSVKEFYANLTNEIIEPKSSLYNKVFVRGHWFSFSPQDIALALHLPLDVEDDDDVASLDKDMVITELVGQKMVCLSNTVISVSNLTYTYAVLHKFATTNWKPTSHTATISFDMASFLYKVGTSLGINLALVIHDQIIGFCKGNRKNLNLPFPQVIYKVLSMQKKDLQRDQEDLVAPTTAASYKASAPPSEATDVPSTKKVKPQSLKFASDDIPHASSSVATDSGLVATEIAAVRAYVDSLAA from the exons ATGGTGAGAACTCGTGGTGCTTCCTCTAAGAAGACTCCTGCTTCTCAATCCAGGAAGGTGCCCTCTCCATCGCCACCTCCATCTGTGTCAATAGCGGCTCCATCTGTTCCAGCACCTGCCTCATCTGTTGGAAAGACTTGCAAATCCAAGGTGCGCAAGAAGGTGTTCTCCCTCTCTCATGAACACCCCATGGTGTTTCTAGATATCTCAGTTGACATTGTCGATGTTGCACCACCATCTGAAGTGGTGGTGCCCTCTCGAGCCAAAGACCCATCTCCTCTTCCGATTGATTCGTCTCTGGCGGCTAGGGCAAAATCAAAATCTGTTTCATCTTCTTCCAAAGCTGCTGCTGCTGGGTTGCTCAAATTTCCCTTGAAGCCGAGCCAGTCCAAGAAGAATTATGTGGCTCCCAAAAGGAAATTGGGATTGAACGCGTCTTCCTCTCCCTTGACTGCTACCAAGAAAAGATTGAAGGCTCATCCCCCTTCTTTGTCTTCCTCCGAATCTGACCCTGAGGAAGAAAAGTTTGAATCTGAAGCAAGCCATGATACCACCTTATCTGATGAAACGGTTCCTAACAATGCAGAATCAGAAGCTAAGTCTGATAAGCCAGAAAAAGAAGACATTGTCCCCTCTGAACAAGAAGTCGAATCTGACTTAGATCCAATTGCAACTCCTTTGTCATCTAAGGCTAAAGGGAAGAGACCTATTTCTGATCCTACACCTTCTCCAAAACGTTCAG tcaaggaattctatgccaatcttACTAATGAAATTATTGAACCTAAATCTTCTCTGTATAATAAAGTGTTTGTTAGGGGCCAttggttctctttttctcctcaaGACATTGCCCTTGCCTTGCATCTTCCCCTTGATGTcgaggatgatgatgatgttgcctCTCTTGACAAGGATATGGTTATCACTGAATTGGTAGGGCAAAAAATGGTATGTCTATCTAATACAGTCATCTCGGTCTCTAATCTCACCTACACTTATGCTGTCCTCCATAAGTTTGCCACAACGAATTGGAAGCCCACTTCTCACACTGCCACTATCTCTTTTGATATGGCTTCATTTTTGTACAAGGTGGGGACCAGTCTTGGCATAAATTTGGCTTTGGTTATTCATGATCAAATCATTGGGTTTTGCAAAGGTAATAGGAAAAACTTGAATCTTCCTTTTCCTCaagttatttataaagtgttgagtaTGCAGAAAAAAGATCTCCAACGTGATCAAGAAGACTTGGTGGCTCCCACTACTGCTGCTTCCTACAAGGCCTCTGCTCCTCCTTCTGAAGCCACTGATGTTCCATCAACCAAGAAAGTCAAGCCCCAATCTCTAAAGTTTGCCTCGGATGACATTCCTCATGCGTCCTCCTCTGTTGCCACAGATTCCGGACTTGTTGCAACAGAAATAGCTGCTGTTCGAGCCTATGTTGATTCTTTGGCTGCTTGA